One genomic segment of Thermus oshimai DSM 12092 includes these proteins:
- a CDS encoding ArsR/SmtB family transcription factor, whose product MAAPSLITELEPPQDLEEVVRVFKALSDPARLKILAYLASHESGPCCRLEEGVCACDLEAVTGLSQPTVSHHMKHLVSAGLVIGEKRGRWMHYRIHPQGLAPVRAFLSRLGG is encoded by the coding sequence ATGGCCGCGCCCTCCCTGATAACCGAACTCGAGCCCCCCCAGGACCTCGAGGAGGTGGTCAGGGTCTTCAAAGCCCTCAGCGACCCGGCGCGGCTCAAGATTCTGGCCTACCTGGCCAGCCACGAAAGCGGGCCTTGCTGCCGCCTGGAGGAAGGGGTCTGCGCCTGCGACCTCGAGGCCGTCACGGGGCTCTCCCAGCCCACCGTGAGCCACCACATGAAGCACCTGGTCTCCGCGGGGCTGGTGATCGGGGAAAAGCGGGGGCGCTGGATGCACTACCGCATCCACCCCCAGGGCCTCGCCCCGGTGCGGGCCTTCTTGTCCCGCCTGGGGGGATGA
- a CDS encoding ABC transporter permease, with translation MAPSGRLSRLLEAWPAALMAALVGAMVLAPIGILLYQSLLTAPFFAPLKRFALEAYRYILHDPYFFEALKNSFLIGLGMVLVAVPLGSLFAFLVTKTDLPLARLFELLLLAPIFISAIILGIGFIVAFGPSGLVSGWVEGFLGRVPWTIYTLPAIAVIAGLTHVPYVYLYVASTIQNVDASLEEAARVAGARPYQVALSVTLPLVRPALVYSGALMLLLGFELFGLPLVLGDAKGIMVITTYLYRLTAITGTSAYHLMGAVSVAIVLIAFTLVLLQRYLVGRLEGRYVAIGARGYRTERLPLGRLRYVWALVLALYLLVAVVLPVLGVVFRSLVTSWGPGVDLREVFTLGHYVEVFKLPNLSRAVTNTLVVAALGGMAALAFYLLVALGIQRGRGWGRVLDYLAGLPRAVPGLVMGLAFLWIFLFFKPLAPLRTTLLGLILAYTVVWMPYGVRLLTAALLQVGREVEEAARIAGASPVRAFLNGTLPLLKGGILTAWFLLFIQFVREYSTGVYLLTAGTEVLGAQIVALWGTGAVDVIAALATLQVLIVSAVFLLANRLGVRPQGL, from the coding sequence GTGGCCCCATCGGGTAGGCTTTCCCGGCTCCTCGAGGCCTGGCCGGCGGCCCTGATGGCGGCCCTGGTGGGGGCCATGGTCCTGGCCCCCATCGGGATCCTGCTCTACCAGAGCCTCCTCACCGCTCCCTTCTTCGCCCCCCTCAAGCGGTTTGCCCTGGAGGCCTACCGCTACATCCTCCACGATCCCTACTTCTTTGAGGCTCTGAAGAACTCCTTTCTCATCGGCTTGGGGATGGTCTTGGTGGCCGTGCCCCTGGGCAGCCTCTTCGCCTTCTTGGTGACCAAGACGGACCTCCCCTTGGCCCGCCTCTTCGAACTCCTCCTTCTCGCTCCCATCTTCATCTCGGCCATCATCCTAGGCATCGGCTTCATCGTGGCCTTCGGCCCCTCGGGCCTGGTGTCGGGGTGGGTGGAGGGGTTCCTGGGGCGGGTGCCCTGGACCATTTACACCCTACCTGCTATCGCGGTGATCGCTGGGCTCACCCACGTGCCCTACGTCTACCTTTACGTGGCCAGCACCATCCAGAACGTGGACGCCTCTTTGGAGGAGGCGGCCCGGGTGGCAGGGGCCAGGCCCTACCAGGTGGCCCTTTCTGTAACCCTGCCCCTGGTGCGCCCGGCCTTGGTCTACAGCGGGGCGCTCATGCTCCTTTTGGGGTTTGAGCTCTTTGGTCTTCCCTTGGTGCTGGGCGACGCCAAGGGGATCATGGTCATCACCACCTACCTCTACCGCCTCACGGCCATCACCGGAACCTCCGCCTACCACCTCATGGGGGCGGTGAGCGTGGCCATCGTCCTCATCGCCTTTACCCTGGTGCTCCTGCAGCGCTACCTGGTGGGCCGGCTGGAGGGACGGTACGTGGCCATCGGGGCCCGGGGGTACCGTACGGAAAGGCTCCCCCTGGGGCGGTTGCGCTACGTGTGGGCCCTGGTCCTGGCCCTCTACCTCCTGGTGGCCGTGGTCCTCCCGGTGCTGGGGGTGGTTTTCCGCAGCCTGGTGACCAGCTGGGGGCCGGGGGTGGACCTGAGGGAGGTCTTTACCCTAGGCCACTACGTGGAGGTCTTCAAGCTGCCCAACCTGAGCCGGGCGGTGACCAACACCCTGGTCGTGGCCGCCTTGGGGGGCATGGCCGCCCTGGCCTTTTACCTGCTCGTGGCCCTGGGCATCCAGCGGGGACGGGGTTGGGGCCGGGTGCTGGACTACCTGGCCGGGCTGCCCCGGGCGGTGCCGGGGCTGGTCATGGGGCTGGCCTTCCTCTGGATCTTCCTTTTCTTCAAGCCCCTGGCCCCCCTCCGCACCACCCTGTTGGGCCTTATCCTGGCCTACACCGTGGTCTGGATGCCCTACGGGGTCCGGCTCCTCACCGCGGCCCTCCTGCAGGTGGGGCGGGAGGTGGAGGAGGCGGCCCGCATCGCTGGGGCTTCCCCCGTCCGGGCCTTCCTGAACGGCACCCTGCCCCTCCTGAAGGGGGGGATCCTCACCGCCTGGTTCCTCCTCTTCATCCAGTTCGTGCGGGAGTACTCCACGGGGGTCTACCTGCTCACCGCTGGGACCGAGGTGCTGGGGGCCCAGATCGTGGCCCTGTGGGGCACGGGGGCGGTGGACGTGATCGCGGCCTTGGCCACCCTGCAGGTCCTCATCGTGAGCGCGGTCTTCCTGCTGGCCAACCGGCTTGGGGTGCGGCCCCAGGGGTTGTGA
- a CDS encoding sensor histidine kinase encodes MARALLVPLGGLILVLWAFWGWEANHHLGGLLLREAGALLEAAARLEEPRALEGLGVRWTARPKDPVPLLGEVGAQAVLSPKGLEVWAAWPMPPGALELERTYPLYRPSLLFPLLLALGAGLWAGARVSGEIRRRLGLSPLEAASRLGALEAALQALEEGVAVVEEGAVVLLNPKGLALLGLPQGALTPLSLGRVWPELERALRAKGAWGVEEVLPLPTGRPAWVRVVPLGARRVVVFQEQAELFRLAESLTQSRRHLELLRAQAHEFQNLLHAVGGLLELGRTEEALRLVQGELAAEAELAALLGRVELPIVAALLLGKVRRARERGVLLRLEGELPARYAPLGEILAFVVGNLLENALEAVPKPGGEVRLLFRPQEGGIAVEVWDNGPGVPPGEGAVFLPGISSRGVGRGYGLALARAQVRSLGGDLGYHREEGWTVFRALFPEPRSGPSL; translated from the coding sequence ATGGCCCGCGCCCTTCTGGTTCCCCTGGGGGGCTTGATCCTGGTCCTTTGGGCCTTTTGGGGCTGGGAGGCCAACCACCACCTGGGAGGCCTCCTCTTAAGGGAGGCAGGGGCCCTTTTGGAAGCCGCCGCTCGCCTGGAGGAGCCTAGGGCCCTGGAGGGGCTGGGGGTGCGCTGGACCGCCCGGCCTAAGGACCCCGTGCCCCTCCTGGGGGAGGTGGGGGCGCAGGCGGTTCTGAGCCCCAAGGGCCTCGAGGTCTGGGCGGCCTGGCCCATGCCCCCGGGAGCCCTGGAGCTGGAGCGGACCTACCCCCTTTACCGGCCGAGCCTCCTCTTTCCCCTCCTCCTGGCCCTTGGGGCCGGCCTTTGGGCCGGGGCTAGGGTTTCGGGAGAGATCCGCCGCCGCCTGGGCCTCTCCCCCCTGGAGGCGGCCTCTCGGCTTGGGGCCCTGGAGGCCGCCCTCCAGGCCCTGGAGGAGGGGGTGGCGGTGGTGGAGGAAGGGGCGGTGGTCCTCCTCAACCCCAAGGGCCTGGCCCTCCTGGGCTTACCCCAAGGAGCCCTCACCCCGCTTTCCCTGGGAAGGGTATGGCCCGAGCTGGAAAGGGCCCTGCGGGCCAAGGGGGCTTGGGGGGTGGAGGAGGTGCTCCCCCTCCCCACGGGCCGGCCCGCCTGGGTGAGGGTGGTGCCCCTGGGGGCCCGCCGGGTGGTGGTCTTCCAGGAGCAGGCGGAGCTCTTCCGCCTGGCGGAGAGCCTCACCCAAAGCCGCCGCCACCTGGAACTTCTTAGGGCCCAGGCCCACGAGTTCCAGAACCTCCTCCACGCGGTGGGGGGGCTTTTGGAGCTCGGGCGCACGGAGGAGGCCCTCCGGCTGGTGCAGGGGGAGCTGGCCGCGGAGGCGGAGCTCGCCGCCCTTTTGGGGAGGGTGGAACTGCCCATCGTGGCCGCCCTCCTCTTAGGGAAGGTGCGGCGGGCCCGGGAGCGGGGAGTACTCCTGCGGCTGGAGGGGGAGCTGCCCGCCCGGTACGCCCCCTTGGGGGAGATCCTGGCCTTTGTGGTGGGCAACCTCTTGGAGAACGCCCTGGAGGCGGTTCCCAAGCCAGGGGGGGAGGTGCGGCTCCTCTTCCGCCCGCAGGAGGGGGGGATTGCGGTGGAGGTCTGGGACAACGGGCCGGGGGTTCCCCCCGGGGAAGGGGCGGTTTTCCTGCCCGGGATCAGCAGCCGGGGGGTGGGGCGGGGGTACGGCCTGGCCCTGGCCCGGGCTCAGGTGCGCTCCCTGGGGGGCGACTTGGGCTACCATAGGGAGGAAGGATGGACCGTGTTCCGGGCCCTTTTCCCGGAACCCCGGAGCGGGCCCTCATTGTAG
- a CDS encoding ribonucleoside-diphosphate reductase subunit alpha: MLKTKGHAYEPWYWVNEHTRTYMARGYLLPGVTVEERVRQIALHAEGLTGIPGFAEKFTRYMAKGYYSLATPVWANYGLRRGLPISCYGTYVEDDTASILRAVAEIGMMSKQGGGTSVYLGALRPRGAPIRDNGESNGSYAFASLFDRAIEVFNQGSTRRGQCAAYIPVEHPDLEEWFKIQREGSEIQSLFWGVVLPDRWMEAMVAGDREKREVWARILKARFEGGIPYLFFRDAAERGMPEVFKALGLRIHASNLCTEIMLPSSPEESFVCCLSSLNLLHYDEWKDTDAVETLVIFLDSVLDDFILKAEGIPYMERAVRFARRYRAVGLGVLGWHSYLQSRMIPLEGMEAYYLNLEIFKTIRERAEEASRWLRKRHKDDPLADVGELKERRNATLLAIAPTKSSAFILGQVSPSIEPYTSNYHLKDLQKAKVPFKNPFLEELLREKGKDEEGVWRSILEHNGSVQHLDFLTDEEKAVFKTFSEISQLELVRQAAARQRYIDQGQSLNLVVHPEAPLKDVNGLYLEAWRSGLKALYYQYNQSVAQAYSRDLLLGCRSCEG; this comes from the coding sequence ATGCTTAAGACCAAAGGACACGCCTACGAGCCCTGGTACTGGGTCAACGAGCACACCCGGACCTACATGGCCCGGGGCTACCTGCTGCCGGGGGTCACGGTGGAGGAAAGGGTGCGGCAGATCGCCCTCCACGCCGAAGGCCTCACGGGGATCCCGGGCTTCGCGGAGAAGTTCACCCGTTACATGGCCAAGGGGTACTACTCCCTGGCCACCCCGGTGTGGGCCAACTACGGCCTTAGGCGGGGGCTTCCCATCTCCTGCTACGGCACCTACGTGGAGGACGACACCGCCTCCATCCTGAGGGCGGTGGCGGAGATCGGCATGATGAGCAAACAGGGGGGCGGGACCTCCGTCTACCTGGGGGCCCTCCGCCCCCGGGGAGCCCCCATCCGGGACAACGGGGAGAGCAACGGCTCCTACGCCTTCGCCAGCCTCTTCGACCGGGCCATCGAGGTCTTCAACCAGGGCTCCACCCGCCGGGGCCAGTGCGCGGCCTATATCCCCGTGGAACACCCCGACCTGGAGGAGTGGTTCAAGATCCAGCGGGAGGGGAGCGAGATCCAATCCCTCTTCTGGGGCGTGGTCCTCCCCGACCGCTGGATGGAAGCCATGGTGGCGGGGGACCGGGAGAAGCGGGAGGTGTGGGCCAGGATCCTCAAGGCCCGCTTTGAAGGGGGCATCCCCTACCTCTTCTTCCGGGACGCGGCGGAGCGGGGCATGCCCGAGGTCTTCAAGGCCCTGGGCCTCCGCATCCACGCCAGCAACCTCTGCACGGAGATCATGCTCCCCTCCTCCCCCGAGGAGAGCTTCGTCTGCTGCCTCTCCTCCCTGAACCTCCTCCACTACGACGAGTGGAAGGACACGGACGCGGTGGAGACCCTGGTGATCTTCCTGGACTCCGTCCTGGACGACTTCATCCTGAAGGCCGAGGGCATCCCCTACATGGAGCGGGCGGTGCGCTTTGCCCGCCGCTACCGGGCGGTTGGCCTTGGGGTCTTGGGCTGGCACAGCTACCTCCAGTCCAGGATGATCCCCCTGGAGGGCATGGAGGCCTACTACCTGAACCTGGAGATCTTCAAGACCATCAGGGAGCGGGCGGAGGAGGCCTCCCGCTGGCTCAGGAAGCGCCACAAAGATGACCCCTTAGCGGACGTGGGGGAGCTTAAGGAAAGGCGGAACGCCACCCTCCTGGCCATCGCCCCCACCAAGTCCAGCGCCTTCATCCTGGGGCAGGTCTCCCCCTCCATCGAGCCCTACACCAGCAACTACCACCTGAAGGACCTGCAGAAGGCCAAGGTGCCCTTCAAGAACCCCTTCCTGGAGGAACTCCTTCGGGAAAAGGGGAAGGACGAGGAAGGGGTGTGGCGGAGCATCCTGGAGCACAACGGTTCCGTGCAGCACCTGGACTTCCTCACGGACGAGGAGAAGGCGGTCTTCAAGACTTTCTCGGAGATCTCCCAGCTGGAGCTGGTCCGCCAAGCCGCGGCCCGGCAACGGTACATCGACCAGGGCCAGTCCCTGAACCTGGTGGTCCACCCCGAGGCCCCCCTGAAGGACGTGAACGGGCTTTACCTCGAGGCCTGGCGCTCCGGGCTTAAGGCCCTCTACTACCAGTACAACCAGAGCGTGGCCCAGGCCTACAGCCGGGACCTCCTCCTGGGGTGCAGGTCCTGCGAGGGGTAG
- a CDS encoding MFS transporter, translating into MKRFYGWRIVWALALATTVSYGVLYYGFGVLVRPMEAELGWSRAQTSSAYALGLLASGLMAIPVGHWVDHRGARGPLLLGSLLGSLMLLAWSQVRHLGAFYAVWVGMGLAMAMVLYEVAFAAVAVWFRRWRHQATFVITMVAGLASTLFVPLETFLVEHLGWRHALVALALIYGLTTLPLHALVRRRPEDLGQGPDGESGPTARPPEASVSARAAFRGAAFWWLAAAFTLLRLTPAAMGAHGVPLLLERGYSPAFAAVAIGSVGLVQLLGRALFLPGSQRWSLHRAALGVALCQALGSLALLLVPGAFGVWAFVGLYGMSNGASTLARAGLVAELYGPQSYGRINGGLSLVVSLTQSLGPVGAGFLYGATGGYDAVLGILAASSLLAALCLHQVGRNPKEEGSL; encoded by the coding sequence ATGAAGCGCTTCTACGGCTGGAGGATCGTTTGGGCGCTGGCCCTGGCCACCACCGTTTCCTACGGTGTCCTCTACTACGGCTTCGGGGTGTTGGTCAGGCCCATGGAAGCCGAGCTGGGCTGGAGCCGGGCCCAGACCTCGAGCGCCTACGCCCTGGGGCTCCTAGCCTCGGGGCTGATGGCGATCCCCGTGGGCCACTGGGTGGACCACCGGGGGGCTCGAGGCCCCCTGCTCCTGGGCTCCCTCCTGGGCAGCCTGATGCTTCTTGCCTGGTCCCAGGTGCGGCATCTGGGGGCCTTCTACGCGGTCTGGGTGGGGATGGGCCTGGCCATGGCCATGGTCCTTTACGAGGTGGCCTTCGCGGCGGTGGCGGTGTGGTTCCGCCGCTGGCGCCACCAGGCCACTTTCGTGATCACCATGGTGGCGGGGCTGGCCAGCACGCTCTTTGTACCGCTGGAAACGTTCCTTGTGGAACACCTGGGCTGGCGCCATGCCCTAGTGGCCCTGGCCCTGATCTATGGGCTTACCACCCTACCCCTGCACGCCCTGGTGCGCCGCCGCCCAGAGGATCTGGGGCAGGGGCCCGACGGCGAAAGCGGGCCCACCGCACGGCCCCCCGAAGCCAGCGTAAGCGCCCGGGCCGCCTTCAGAGGTGCGGCTTTTTGGTGGCTGGCCGCCGCCTTCACCCTTCTCCGGCTGACCCCCGCGGCCATGGGGGCGCACGGGGTACCCCTACTGTTGGAGCGCGGCTACAGCCCGGCCTTCGCAGCGGTGGCCATCGGGTCTGTCGGACTGGTGCAGCTTTTGGGACGGGCCCTTTTCCTGCCGGGTAGCCAGCGCTGGTCGCTCCACCGGGCCGCTTTAGGGGTGGCGCTCTGCCAGGCCTTGGGCTCCCTGGCCCTCCTGCTGGTTCCCGGCGCGTTTGGGGTATGGGCCTTCGTGGGGCTCTACGGCATGAGCAACGGCGCAAGCACCCTGGCCAGGGCCGGGCTCGTGGCCGAACTTTACGGCCCTCAAAGCTACGGGCGCATCAACGGGGGCCTCAGCCTGGTGGTTTCCCTCACCCAAAGCCTGGGCCCAGTGGGCGCGGGCTTTCTGTACGGGGCCACGGGCGGCTACGACGCGGTGCTTGGGATTCTGGCGGCCAGCTCCCTCCTAGCGGCCCTGTGCCTACACCAGGTGGGCCGGAACCCCAAAGAGGAGGGCTCCTTATAA
- a CDS encoding ATP-binding protein gives MFPRHLIDPIRTALRERPVVLLLGARQVGKSTLAQGLVAQGLLDRYLTLDDLALLAAALEDPQGFLAGLRGRVVLDEVQRAPGLLLPLKALVDRERRPGRFLLTGSANLLALPKASEFLVGRVALFTLWPLSQGEMEGRKEGFLAALFGEELPPIQGEGRLPLDRLLRGGYPEAVGLSPEGRGRWFRDYLATLLAREVRELSQIERLPELARLYTLLAGRPMALLNWAELGRSLGLPATTLKRYFALLETLFLVRTLPPWEANLGKRLVKSPKVHPTDTGLALHTLGLDAGRLETDRSLLGGVLEAFVAMEITKQAGYAPFPVGLFHYRSHTGEEVDLLLEGPGGRVVGLEVKARGSVRGEDFRGLKGLAQALGPRFHRGVVLYLGRESVPFGPNLHALPLEALWRL, from the coding sequence GTGTTTCCCAGACACCTCATAGACCCTATTCGCACCGCCCTAAGGGAGCGCCCGGTGGTCCTCCTTCTGGGCGCCCGGCAGGTGGGCAAGTCCACCCTAGCCCAGGGGCTGGTGGCCCAGGGCCTCCTGGACCGCTACCTGACCCTGGACGACCTCGCCCTTCTAGCCGCCGCCCTGGAGGACCCCCAGGGGTTTCTGGCCGGCCTCCGGGGCCGGGTGGTGCTGGACGAGGTCCAGAGGGCCCCGGGCCTCCTTTTGCCCCTGAAGGCCCTGGTGGACCGGGAGCGGCGGCCGGGCCGTTTTCTCCTCACGGGGTCCGCTAACCTCCTGGCTCTGCCCAAGGCCTCCGAGTTCCTAGTGGGGCGGGTGGCCCTCTTCACCCTCTGGCCCCTTTCCCAAGGGGAGATGGAGGGCAGGAAGGAGGGCTTCCTGGCCGCCCTCTTTGGGGAAGAGCTCCCCCCGATCCAGGGGGAGGGCCGCCTGCCCCTGGACCGCCTCCTCCGGGGAGGCTACCCAGAAGCGGTGGGCCTTTCCCCCGAAGGGCGTGGGCGCTGGTTCCGGGACTATCTGGCCACCCTCCTGGCCCGGGAGGTGCGGGAGCTCAGCCAGATCGAGCGGCTCCCGGAGCTCGCCCGGCTCTACACCCTCCTCGCGGGCCGGCCCATGGCCCTCCTCAACTGGGCGGAGCTCGGGCGGAGCCTGGGCCTGCCGGCCACCACCCTCAAGCGCTACTTCGCCCTCCTGGAAACCCTCTTCCTGGTCCGGACCCTCCCCCCTTGGGAGGCCAACCTGGGCAAGCGGCTGGTGAAAAGCCCCAAGGTCCACCCCACGGACACCGGCTTGGCCCTCCACACCTTGGGGCTGGATGCGGGGAGGCTGGAAACAGACCGGAGCCTCCTGGGGGGGGTTTTGGAGGCCTTCGTGGCCATGGAGATCACCAAGCAGGCAGGGTACGCCCCCTTTCCCGTGGGGCTCTTTCACTACCGGAGCCACACCGGGGAGGAGGTGGACCTCCTCCTGGAAGGCCCTGGAGGGCGGGTGGTGGGCCTCGAGGTCAAGGCCCGGGGAAGCGTGCGGGGGGAGGACTTCCGCGGCCTCAAGGGCCTGGCCCAGGCCCTGGGGCCCCGGTTCCACCGGGGGGTGGTCCTCTACCTGGGGCGGGAGAGCGTCCCTTTCGGGCCCAACCTGCACGCCCTGCCCCTCGAGGCCCTCTGGCGGCTCTAG
- a CDS encoding ABC transporter ATP-binding protein encodes MGTGGVRDPGGASLRVEALEVRLGENPVLRGVDLAVAPGEIVALLGPSGSGKTTLLRSVAGLVQPTGGRILLGEEVFFDGGRGFFLPPERRNLGLVFQSYALWPHRTVFENVAYGLRLRRVPEREVRERVLALLDRLGLTGLEGRYPGALSGGQQQRVSLARALAYDPKLLLLDEPLSNLDAKLRDQARVWLRETLKATGKAALFVTHDQGEAMAIADRIALLNEGRIEQVGTPEELYRNPRTLFVADFLGNPNVVDALVLGLEGEMARLELAGFVLRARAMGPVVPGRLAKLVLRPEALHPALPGEVNLLEGELAHSLYLGSHYEHWVRVGEASLRFLSPRPVGEARPRLAFDPGEALVYPP; translated from the coding sequence ATGGGAACTGGGGGCGTGCGGGACCCGGGAGGGGCTTCCCTAAGGGTGGAGGCCCTGGAGGTGCGCCTGGGGGAGAACCCGGTCCTGCGGGGGGTGGACTTGGCCGTGGCCCCAGGAGAGATCGTGGCCCTTTTGGGGCCTTCCGGATCGGGCAAGACCACCCTCCTGCGGTCGGTGGCGGGTCTGGTCCAGCCCACGGGGGGGCGGATCCTTTTGGGCGAGGAGGTGTTCTTCGATGGGGGGCGCGGGTTCTTCCTGCCTCCGGAGCGGCGCAACCTGGGCCTGGTCTTCCAGTCTTACGCCCTCTGGCCCCACCGCACGGTGTTTGAGAACGTGGCCTACGGCCTGAGGCTCCGCCGGGTTCCCGAAAGGGAGGTCCGGGAGCGGGTGCTGGCCCTCTTGGACCGCCTGGGGCTCACCGGTTTGGAAGGCCGGTACCCCGGGGCCCTGTCCGGCGGGCAGCAGCAGCGGGTCTCCCTGGCCCGGGCCCTGGCGTACGATCCCAAACTTCTCCTCCTGGACGAGCCCCTTTCCAACTTAGACGCTAAGCTTCGTGACCAGGCCCGGGTCTGGCTCAGGGAAACCCTGAAAGCCACAGGGAAGGCCGCCCTTTTCGTCACCCACGACCAGGGCGAGGCCATGGCCATCGCCGACCGGATCGCCCTCCTCAACGAGGGGCGCATCGAGCAGGTGGGGACCCCGGAGGAGCTTTACCGCAACCCCAGGACCCTTTTCGTGGCCGATTTCCTGGGTAACCCCAACGTGGTGGACGCCTTGGTGCTGGGCCTGGAAGGGGAGATGGCCCGGCTGGAGCTGGCCGGGTTTGTCCTCCGAGCCCGGGCCATGGGGCCTGTGGTGCCCGGCAGGTTGGCCAAGCTGGTCCTGCGCCCGGAGGCCCTGCACCCCGCCCTTCCGGGGGAGGTCAACCTGCTGGAGGGGGAGCTGGCCCACAGCCTCTACCTGGGAAGCCACTACGAGCACTGGGTCCGGGTGGGGGAGGCCTCCCTCCGCTTCCTGAGCCCGAGGCCGGTGGGGGAGGCCCGCCCCCGCCTGGCCTTTGATCCGGGAGAGGCCTTGGTCTACCCTCCTTGA
- a CDS encoding DUF6428 family protein produces the protein MNTQGFLQTLAQHPEKALVFQHGEGQRIPPGYHVTEIMDVRYASMDCGGRANAWRETVIQLMDPRGEEEAVFMPVRKFLGIYRRVAASVALEGAAELRFEYGNPALRYRVGGLEVQGEALVVHLLPPQVACKAADRAKEAGCCDPGLPLRLNARPGP, from the coding sequence ATGAACACCCAAGGGTTTCTGCAAACCCTCGCCCAGCACCCGGAAAAGGCCCTGGTCTTCCAGCACGGCGAAGGCCAGCGGATACCCCCTGGCTACCACGTCACCGAGATCATGGACGTGCGCTACGCCAGCATGGATTGTGGGGGGCGGGCCAACGCCTGGCGCGAAACCGTGATCCAGCTGATGGACCCCAGGGGCGAGGAGGAGGCCGTGTTCATGCCGGTGCGCAAGTTTCTCGGCATCTACCGCCGCGTGGCGGCTTCGGTGGCGCTGGAGGGGGCGGCGGAGCTCCGCTTTGAGTACGGAAACCCCGCCCTCCGCTACCGGGTAGGGGGGCTGGAGGTCCAGGGAGAAGCCCTGGTGGTGCACCTCCTTCCCCCCCAAGTGGCCTGCAAGGCCGCCGACCGGGCCAAGGAAGCCGGGTGCTGCGACCCGGGGTTGCCCCTGCGGCTGAACGCAAGGCCAGGCCCCTAA
- a CDS encoding response regulator: MDRVPGPFPGTPERALIVEDDPRVASLHRAFLETEGLEVVGVAGSLEAALEALELGPDLVLLDLYLPDGHGLDLLPVLGSVYTVVITAAKDVPTVERALLGGAMDYIVKPFGRARLREALARYRAFRSLRAKERVSQEDLDRLLARRRIQKGLDPYTLERVLAFLKGGGRTVEEVARALGLSRVTAWRYLEALRLEGRVRTESAYGTPGRPSRVYRLEE; the protein is encoded by the coding sequence ATGGACCGTGTTCCGGGCCCTTTTCCCGGAACCCCGGAGCGGGCCCTCATTGTAGAGGACGATCCCCGGGTGGCTTCCTTGCACCGGGCCTTTCTGGAAACGGAGGGCCTGGAGGTGGTGGGCGTGGCGGGGAGCCTGGAGGCCGCTTTGGAAGCCCTGGAGCTGGGCCCGGATCTGGTCCTTCTGGACCTCTATCTTCCGGACGGCCACGGGTTGGACCTTCTGCCGGTCCTGGGGAGTGTGTACACCGTGGTGATCACCGCGGCCAAGGACGTGCCCACGGTGGAGCGGGCCCTTCTCGGGGGGGCCATGGACTACATCGTGAAGCCCTTTGGCCGGGCCCGGCTCCGGGAGGCCCTGGCCCGTTACCGGGCCTTCCGGAGCCTGAGGGCCAAGGAAAGGGTCTCGCAAGAGGACCTGGACCGCCTCCTGGCCCGCAGGCGGATCCAGAAGGGCCTGGACCCCTACACCCTGGAGCGGGTCCTGGCCTTTCTGAAGGGGGGAGGAAGGACGGTGGAGGAGGTGGCAAGGGCCCTGGGCCTTTCCCGGGTCACCGCTTGGCGCTACCTGGAGGCCCTCCGCCTTGAGGGGAGGGTTAGGACCGAGTCGGCCTATGGGACCCCGGGGCGGCCCTCCAGGGTGTACCGCCTGGAGGAGTAG